gagtgcagtggtgcaatcttggctcactgcatcctgtaCCTCTCatattcaagctattctcctgcttcagcctcctgactagctgggcttataggcacccaccaccatgcctggctaatttttgtttttttaatagagatggggtttcaccatattgaccaggctggttttgaactcctgacctcaagtgatctgccagcctcagcctcccaatcgcTGTTTCTCAAAGGTATTTCAGAAATCCTTCCACTTGCTCCATTTAATGTCACTTTCTGTTCAACTCTTTTAGTATCTAATCCTAGATGCATGGCCCTGCCTTATTATTCTTAGAACTTAGAACAACCACATATATCCCCAGCATAGTCCTGGATCCTCACCATCTTCCACCCACTCCCTCTACTCCCAGTGTGTACCTTTCCAATGGCCCCATTCCCATTCTTaggtctccctcctccccagcacTCCTGTTCTCCCCTTTTATTCCCATTCTTATTCTAGCACTTAAATCCTCATCCCAGGCATTTATAGACCTCTGTAATCCTTGCCTCCCTGGTACTCATCACAGAGCTTTCCTTCCATGGCAGGGCATAACCCACAATTGCCGGTTATTTGTTATTTCAGGTGGTGAAAAACAGACTAAGGGCAGGGACTTGCCTCCAGCTGAGAAGCTTCAAGAAAAGGAGCATGGGAAGATATTGTGCCACCTGAGGGAAGACATTGTCCAGATTCCTACATGTGCAGAAGCTGGTGAACAGGAGGGCAGGttacaaagaaagcagaaaaatgccACGGGAGGGAGGCGGCACATCTGCCATGAATGTGGAAAGAGTTTTGCTCAAAGCTCAGGCCTGAGTAAACACAGGAGAATCcacactggtgagaaaccctaCGAATGTGAGGAGTGTGGCAAGGCCTTCATTGGGAGCTCTGCCCTCGTCATTCATCAGAGAGTCCACACTGGTGAGAAGCCATATGAGTGTGAAGAATGTGGTAAGGCCTTCAGTCACAGCTCAGACCTTATCAAGCACCAGAGAACccacactggggagaagccctATGAGTGTGATGACTGTGGGAAGACCTTCAGCCAGAGCTGCAGCCTCCTTGAACATCACAGAATCCACACTGGGGAGAAGCCATATCAGTGCAGTAtgtgtggcaaagcctttaggcGAAGTTCACATCTCCTGAGACATCAGAGGATCCATACTGGGGATAAAAATGTTCAGGAACCTGAGCAGGGAGAGGCCTGGAAAAGTAGGATGGAAAGCCAGTTGGAAAATGTTGAAACTCCCATGTCTTATAAATGTAATGAGTGTGAAAGAAGTTTCACTCAGAATACAGGCCTCATTGAACATCAAAAAATCcacactggtgagaaaccctatCAGTGTAATGCATGTGGAAAAGCCTTCACCCGAATTTCATACCTTGTTCAACATCAGAGAAGCCACGTAGGGAGAAACATCCTATCACAGTGACCCATGCCATACGTGCCAGAATTGGTGCTCATTTGTCACTGATCTGAAGCCACTCCCCCTGGAGTCTCGACTACAGGAATTGTGGGCTGGGCTTTATTTACCACTACACATTATCAGGTGTTAGAAAATATAGACTGGGTTAGACAAATTATCTTCCAAGTTCTAGAAGGTGTTTGGAATCAAAACATATTTGATAGGAGGCTATGGGAGAGTTGTCTAGAATAGGTAAGACCTGAAATGGTTTGTTCTCTCCCATTGGAATTAAATGGATGTTTTGACTGGCTATTTGCCCTAAACCAGCACTTTGTGGTGTCTGTTGGGTGGATGGTtgtgatttgggggctgcttctCTGACCATTCTTTTTGACTGTAATGAATCCTCCACAGTTGGTCAGATTCACAAAGTCTTACATCCCCCTCTGTGCCTTTTCCACAGGtgctaataaatgtttattgaatgtacCAGTGAGATTACCTTCATAGATCTGAAAATCTGATGTTATCCAGGTTTCTGAAGAACTTCTCACCAAGGCCATTTGTGCTTGTGTCCAATTCTCTGACCTAGATTGTGACTCAATCTAGTGCATTTCTTACCAAGTACATAGGCAGAGCAGAGGTGATGGCAGGATTACTGTGATTGAAAgaatccatttttgtttttttttgtttttgagacagagtcttgctctgtcgcccagtctggagtgcagtggcacgatctcagttcactacaacctccgcctctgggttcaagcgattctcctgcctcagcctcctgagtagccaggactacaggcgtgtgccaccacacctggctaattttttatatttttggtagagacggggtttcaccatgttagccaggatagtctcgatctcctgatctcgtgatcctcctgcctcagcctcccaaagtgttggcattataggcatgagccaccatgcccggccaagaatcCATATTTCTTTACCAGACTAGGAATTCTATTCTAGTGCAAATGCCTTAAACAGCTTATCACTAAATCATTACGAATGTGTGCCATCCAtggaattgcattttttttttttaatatgaggtctcactgtgttgcccaggctggtctcgacatCCTgggcaatcctcttgcctcaccctctcaaagctctggaattacaggtgtgagccaccatgcccagcccaaatttcATTCTTTAAT
This genomic window from Chlorocebus sabaeus isolate Y175 chromosome 17, mChlSab1.0.hap1, whole genome shotgun sequence contains:
- the ZKSCAN3 gene encoding zinc finger protein with KRAB and SCAN domains 3 isoform X2, giving the protein MARELSESTALDAQPTEDQMELLVIKVEEEEAGFPSSPNLGSEGSRERFRGFRYPEAAGPREALSRLRELCRQWLQPEMHSKEQILELLVLEQFLTILPGKLQSWVSGVDQGQELLCCKMALLTPAPESQSSQFQLMKALLKHESLGCQPLQDRVLQVPVLAHGGCCREDTVVASRLTPESQGLLKVEDVALTVTPEWTQQDSSQGNLCRDEKQENHGSLVSLEMGFHHIDQAGFELLTSSDLPASASQSLFLKGGEKQTKGRDLPPAEKLQEKEHGKILCHLREDIVQIPTCAEAGEQEGRLQRKQKNATGGRRHICHECGKSFAQSSGLSKHRRIHTGEKPYECEECGKAFIGSSALVIHQRVHTGEKPYECEECGKAFSHSSDLIKHQRTHTGEKPYECDDCGKTFSQSCSLLEHHRIHTGEKPYQCSMCGKAFRRSSHLLRHQRIHTGDKNVQEPEQGEAWKSRMESQLENVETPMSYKCNECERSFTQNTGLIEHQKIHTGEKPYQCNACGKAFTRISYLVQHQRSHVGRNILSQ
- the ZKSCAN3 gene encoding zinc finger protein with KRAB and SCAN domains 3 isoform X1; amino-acid sequence: MARELSESTALDAQPTEDQMELLVIKVEEEEAGFPSSPNLGSEGSRERFRGFRYPEAAGPREALSRLRELCRQWLQPEMHSKEQILELLVLEQFLTILPGKLQSWVREQHPESGEEVVVLLEYLERQLDEPALQVSGVDQGQELLCCKMALLTPAPESQSSQFQLMKALLKHESLGCQPLQDRVLQVPVLAHGGCCREDTVVASRLTPESQGLLKVEDVALTVTPEWTQQDSSQGNLCRDEKQENHGSLVSLEMGFHHIDQAGFELLTSSDLPASASQSLFLKGGEKQTKGRDLPPAEKLQEKEHGKILCHLREDIVQIPTCAEAGEQEGRLQRKQKNATGGRRHICHECGKSFAQSSGLSKHRRIHTGEKPYECEECGKAFIGSSALVIHQRVHTGEKPYECEECGKAFSHSSDLIKHQRTHTGEKPYECDDCGKTFSQSCSLLEHHRIHTGEKPYQCSMCGKAFRRSSHLLRHQRIHTGDKNVQEPEQGEAWKSRMESQLENVETPMSYKCNECERSFTQNTGLIEHQKIHTGEKPYQCNACGKAFTRISYLVQHQRSHVGRNILSQ
- the ZKSCAN3 gene encoding zinc finger protein with KRAB and SCAN domains 3 isoform X3, with the protein product MARELSESTALDAQPTEDQMELLVIKVEEEEAGFPSSPNLGSEGSRERFRGFRYPEAAGPREALSRLRELCRQWLQPEMHSKEQILELLVLEQFLTILPGKLQSWVREQHPESGEEVVVLLEYLERQLDEPALQVSGVDQGQELLCCKMALLTPAPESQSSQFQLMKALLKHESLGCQPLQDRVLQVPVLAHGGCCREDTVVASRLTPESQGLLKVEDVALTVTPEWTQQDSSQGNLCRDEKQENHGSLVSLGGEKQTKGRDLPPAEKLQEKEHGKILCHLREDIVQIPTCAEAGEQEGRLQRKQKNATGGRRHICHECGKSFAQSSGLSKHRRIHTGEKPYECEECGKAFIGSSALVIHQRVHTGEKPYECEECGKAFSHSSDLIKHQRTHTGEKPYECDDCGKTFSQSCSLLEHHRIHTGEKPYQCSMCGKAFRRSSHLLRHQRIHTGDKNVQEPEQGEAWKSRMESQLENVETPMSYKCNECERSFTQNTGLIEHQKIHTGEKPYQCNACGKAFTRISYLVQHQRSHVGRNILSQ